From the genome of Geobacter sp. SVR, one region includes:
- a CDS encoding CheR family methyltransferase encodes MIRKHASNGKKTVPKKAPEAATSDNDFRHPSYVVGIGASAGGIEAFSELIEALPGETGMTYIFILHLDPTHESMLSQIFQRKTAITVQEAQDGMRLEPDNLYVIPPNRYMTIIDGKLSLLSREQGSGKFMPIDLFFKTMSAWWKNRSIGVILSGTANDGTLGLKEVKGAGGLTFAQDPTNAHYPDMPESAIQSGVVDFVLTPARIAQELARVAKYPMLLPDEQDQELPSKPDADTAAIFRMLLAISGIDFSSYKPSTIHRRITRRMMVARIETLTAYINFLKKNTSEQEALANDLLINVTSFFRDPEIFETLKEKILPDLLRRKPAGSPIRVWVPGCSTGEEPYSLGICLLEVADELSLRNPIQIFATDVSDQTIERARTGIYPESITNEVSKERLNRFFIRCEGGYQISKNLRDLCIFARQDLTRDPPFSRMDLISCRNVLIYLMPALQKKILPTFHYALNHDGFLVLGSSESTGGFGNIFTLMDRRFKIYQKKAVDYRGKHEFQPPLYEERPGPGKKPAGTLTTEFDVQREADRIILGSYAPATVLINDQMDIIQFRGKTGSFIEPVSGAASLNLAKMLREGLLLAVHSLVARARKQNLPVHQRDVVMQMDGSERRVDLDVVPVRPPNVAKPRYFLVVFRESLSAVVAREEPKSDRKREQRQIEHLRHELQTTREYLQSALEEKESMNEEFRAAVEEIQSGNEELQSTNEELETAKEELQSTNEELITVNEELQTRNMELSQVNNDLLNVLNNVSLPVIMLSTDLRIRRFNPTAEKLLNLIPSDVGRPLSDLRLSTTFPDLEGQIGSVVETLEARELEVQGGGGRWFQLRLRPYLTVDRRLDGVVMSLVDISEMKQSMEHMQEQHLFMDAVFETLRESLLLLTPDLKVERANRAYYERFHTTPQETTGNYFYKLQQGQWYDPQLRRLLDEVLPEKSSFDNFIMQIGNRRVLINGRRIQGAEGAEKILIAIDEEQLS; translated from the coding sequence ATGATCAGGAAGCATGCCAGCAATGGCAAAAAAACGGTACCCAAGAAGGCTCCTGAAGCGGCAACGTCCGACAATGACTTCAGACATCCCTCCTACGTCGTCGGTATCGGCGCATCGGCCGGCGGCATCGAGGCCTTCAGCGAACTGATCGAGGCGTTGCCCGGCGAAACCGGCATGACCTATATTTTCATCCTGCATCTGGACCCGACCCACGAGAGCATGCTCAGCCAGATATTCCAGCGCAAGACCGCTATCACGGTACAGGAGGCCCAGGATGGGATGCGGTTGGAGCCGGACAATCTTTACGTGATCCCTCCCAACCGCTATATGACCATTATTGACGGCAAGCTGTCGCTGCTTTCGCGTGAGCAGGGAAGCGGCAAGTTCATGCCGATCGACCTGTTTTTCAAAACCATGTCGGCTTGGTGGAAAAACCGCTCCATCGGTGTGATCCTGTCCGGTACTGCCAACGACGGCACCCTCGGGCTGAAGGAGGTCAAGGGCGCCGGAGGGCTGACTTTCGCCCAGGATCCCACGAACGCCCACTATCCCGACATGCCCGAAAGTGCGATCCAGTCCGGCGTGGTTGATTTTGTACTGACTCCGGCACGAATTGCCCAGGAGTTGGCCCGGGTCGCCAAATATCCAATGCTCCTGCCGGATGAGCAGGACCAAGAACTGCCATCCAAGCCCGATGCCGATACGGCTGCCATTTTCAGGATGCTGCTGGCGATCAGCGGGATCGATTTTTCCAGTTACAAGCCGAGCACCATCCATCGCAGGATCACCCGCCGAATGATGGTGGCCAGGATCGAGACGCTGACCGCGTATATCAACTTTCTGAAGAAGAATACTTCCGAGCAGGAGGCACTGGCCAATGACCTGCTGATCAACGTCACCAGTTTTTTCCGCGATCCGGAAATCTTCGAGACGCTGAAAGAGAAAATTCTCCCCGATTTGCTCAGGCGGAAACCGGCGGGTAGCCCGATCAGAGTTTGGGTGCCGGGCTGTTCGACCGGGGAAGAACCCTATTCGCTGGGCATTTGTCTGTTGGAGGTGGCGGATGAATTATCGCTGCGCAACCCGATCCAGATATTTGCCACCGATGTCAGCGATCAGACCATCGAGCGGGCTCGCACCGGCATCTACCCGGAAAGCATTACCAACGAAGTTTCCAAGGAACGTCTCAACCGTTTTTTCATCAGGTGCGAAGGAGGTTACCAGATCAGCAAGAATCTGCGCGACCTGTGCATCTTCGCCCGCCAGGACCTGACCAGGGATCCCCCGTTTTCAAGGATGGACCTGATCAGTTGCCGCAATGTGCTGATCTATCTGATGCCTGCGCTGCAGAAGAAGATCCTTCCCACCTTTCACTACGCCCTCAATCACGACGGATTTCTGGTCCTCGGTTCGTCCGAAAGCACTGGTGGATTCGGAAACATCTTCACTTTGATGGACAGGCGTTTCAAGATCTATCAGAAAAAAGCGGTCGACTATCGCGGCAAGCACGAGTTTCAGCCCCCCCTTTACGAGGAACGTCCCGGACCGGGTAAGAAGCCGGCCGGGACTTTGACTACCGAATTCGACGTACAGCGGGAAGCCGACCGGATCATACTCGGCTCCTATGCCCCGGCCACGGTGCTGATCAACGACCAGATGGACATCATCCAGTTTCGGGGGAAGACCGGCTCGTTCATCGAGCCGGTTTCCGGGGCTGCCAGTCTGAACCTGGCCAAAATGTTGCGGGAAGGGCTTCTGTTGGCAGTGCACTCACTGGTGGCCCGGGCACGCAAGCAGAACCTGCCGGTTCACCAGAGGGATGTCGTGATGCAGATGGATGGGAGCGAGCGGAGGGTCGATCTGGACGTGGTGCCGGTCCGTCCACCCAATGTCGCCAAGCCGCGCTACTTTCTGGTGGTGTTCCGCGAATCCCTGTCGGCCGTGGTGGCCCGGGAAGAGCCGAAATCGGACCGCAAACGCGAGCAGCGACAGATCGAGCACCTGCGCCATGAACTGCAGACCACGCGGGAATATCTCCAGTCGGCCTTGGAGGAAAAGGAATCGATGAATGAGGAATTCCGGGCCGCGGTAGAGGAGATCCAGTCCGGCAACGAAGAACTGCAGTCGACCAACGAGGAACTGGAGACCGCCAAGGAGGAACTGCAGTCCACCAACGAGGAGTTGATCACGGTCAACGAGGAGTTGCAGACGCGCAATATGGAGTTGAGCCAGGTCAACAACGATCTTCTGAATGTGCTGAACAACGTCAGTCTGCCGGTTATCATGCTCAGCACCGACCTGCGCATCCGACGCTTCAATCCGACTGCAGAAAAGCTCCTCAACCTGATACCGTCCGACGTGGGACGGCCGCTCTCCGATCTGCGACTCAGCACGACCTTTCCGGATCTGGAGGGGCAGATCGGCAGTGTGGTGGAGACACTGGAGGCGCGGGAGTTGGAGGTGCAGGGGGGAGGGGGGCGCTGGTTCCAGCTCAGGCTGCGCCCCTACCTGACCGTGGACAGAAGGCTCGACGGGGTGGTCATGTCCCTGGTGGACATCAGTGAGATGAAGCAAAGCATGGAGCATATGCAGGAGCAGCATCTGTTCATGGATGCGGTCTTCGAGACCCTGCGGGAGTCTTTGCTGCTGCTTACCCCCGACCTGAAGGTAGAGAGGGCCAATCGTGCCTATTATGAGCGCTTCCATACCACCCCCCAGGAGACGACCGGGAACTACTTCTATAAACTGCAGCAGGGGCAATGGTACGATCCGCAGCTGCGCAGGCTGCTTGATGAGGTGCTTCCGGAAAAGTCCTCATTTGATAATTTCATCATGCAGATAGGGAACAGGCGCGTGCTGATCAACGGGCGAAGGATTCAGGGTGCCGAGGGGGCCGAAAAGATATTGATTGCCATCGACGAGGAGCAGCTAAGCTAA
- a CDS encoding ATP-binding protein gives MAQRNGKKVEGRALSPGAPEETPFGTGDHEAELETLTRHLRETQRLLEESRDRYADLYDYAPLGYVTLTRNGLIRESNSTFARMVGHDQRFLMETPFTGILASTSQLSPFLEHLGRCSRSHQRVVTEVRLRHKNGSEMDVELSSTSVADYRSRSTLYRTAVIDISDRKRTERELQAVKEDLETRVQERTAELSSEIEQRLKGAEELRLQEKLLLQQSRMAAMGEMIGNIAHQWRQPLNGLGLMFQSLLMEYEMGSFTKEFLDEMVSHAMKVIAHMSRTIDDFREFFKVDKAWVVFDLKRLLQISLSMAEAGLREQRVTVDLQCEEGLQAGGFPNEFSQAVLNLLTNACDALAERQVPEPVITIRAFSELGRTVVTLADNAGGIPAEIIKRIFDPYFTTKGDEKGTGIGLFMSKTIIEKNMHGSLTVRNTGQGAEFRIELAGQTERSERDSG, from the coding sequence ATGGCACAGCGAAACGGCAAAAAAGTGGAAGGGAGGGCGCTTTCTCCCGGCGCTCCAGAGGAAACCCCGTTCGGAACGGGCGATCATGAAGCCGAACTGGAGACACTCACCCGGCACCTGAGAGAGACCCAGCGCCTGCTGGAGGAATCCCGCGACCGTTACGCCGACCTGTACGATTATGCACCCCTCGGCTATGTGACCCTGACCCGCAATGGGTTGATCCGGGAGAGCAACAGTACCTTCGCCCGGATGGTCGGCCATGACCAGCGCTTCCTGATGGAAACGCCCTTTACCGGCATCCTGGCCTCCACTTCACAGCTCAGTCCCTTCCTGGAACACCTGGGCCGTTGCAGCAGGAGCCATCAGCGGGTGGTGACCGAGGTGCGTCTGAGGCACAAAAACGGGAGTGAAATGGATGTGGAACTTTCCAGCACATCGGTGGCCGATTACCGTAGCCGCTCGACTCTTTACCGGACTGCGGTAATCGACATCAGCGACCGAAAACGGACCGAGCGGGAATTGCAGGCAGTCAAGGAGGATCTGGAGACCCGCGTGCAGGAGCGGACCGCTGAGCTGAGCAGTGAGATAGAGCAACGCCTGAAAGGGGCGGAAGAGCTGCGCCTGCAGGAGAAACTGCTTCTGCAGCAGAGCAGAATGGCCGCCATGGGAGAGATGATCGGCAACATCGCTCATCAGTGGCGCCAGCCACTGAACGGCCTCGGCCTGATGTTCCAGAGCCTGCTGATGGAGTACGAGATGGGCTCCTTCACCAAGGAGTTTCTGGACGAGATGGTCAGCCACGCCATGAAAGTCATCGCCCACATGTCCCGGACCATCGACGATTTCAGGGAATTCTTCAAGGTGGACAAGGCCTGGGTCGTTTTCGATCTGAAGCGCTTGCTGCAAATCAGCCTTTCCATGGCGGAGGCCGGTCTCAGGGAACAACGGGTGACGGTTGATCTGCAGTGCGAGGAGGGGCTTCAGGCGGGTGGTTTTCCCAACGAGTTCTCCCAGGCTGTCCTGAATCTCCTGACGAATGCATGTGACGCCCTGGCTGAACGCCAGGTGCCCGAACCGGTGATCACCATCAGGGCCTTCAGCGAGCTGGGCCGGACAGTGGTAACGCTGGCCGACAACGCCGGAGGCATACCGGCAGAGATCATCAAGCGGATTTTCGATCCTTACTTCACTACCAAGGGTGACGAGAAAGGCACCGGCATCGGCCTGTTCATGTCCAAAACCATCATTGAAAAAAACATGCATGGCAGCCTGACGGTACGTAATACCGGTCAGGGGGCGGAATTCAGAATAGAACTGGCCGGCCAGACCGAAAGATCAGAAAGGGATTCCGGCTGA
- the rtcA gene encoding RNA 3'-terminal phosphate cyclase — protein sequence MLEIDGSYGEGGGQILRTALSLSCLTGRPFSIAHIRRQRDKPGLMPQHLAAVRAAQAISNASVEGARPGSTFLTFHPVSLRGGIFSFDIGTAGSVSLVLQTLIPPLLQAGHPSRLTLTGGTHVPGSPSMTYVTQVFTPMLHHLNAKLRLSIDGYGFYPHGGGRITAEIIPEADLKPYNPGAPSGPLRISGVSAVCNLPQAIAERQRAAALAMLAEKCGDDLHPARIEAMNVPGPGQGTFLFLRAERGGVQAGFTALGARGKPAETVGSEAATKLLRHLSSGAVLDPHLTDQVVPYLALARGESSFSTSCITRHLLTNLWVASQFLPLHYRVYGEEGQAGRVRIAPSNRA from the coding sequence ATGCTTGAAATCGACGGCAGTTACGGCGAGGGGGGCGGACAGATACTGCGCACGGCCCTGTCGCTTTCCTGCCTGACCGGGCGCCCCTTCAGCATCGCTCATATCCGCCGGCAGCGCGACAAACCGGGGCTGATGCCTCAGCATCTGGCGGCGGTGCGGGCAGCCCAGGCCATTTCGAACGCCAGCGTGGAAGGGGCCAGACCCGGTTCGACCTTTCTCACCTTTCACCCCGTCTCCTTGCGGGGAGGCATCTTCTCCTTCGACATCGGCACGGCCGGCTCCGTGTCGCTGGTGCTGCAGACCCTGATCCCGCCCCTGCTGCAGGCCGGCCACCCCAGCCGCCTGACTCTGACGGGGGGCACCCATGTGCCAGGCAGCCCCTCAATGACCTATGTGACACAGGTATTTACGCCGATGCTGCATCACCTGAACGCCAAGCTGCGCTTGTCCATTGACGGCTATGGCTTCTACCCCCACGGCGGCGGCCGCATCACGGCGGAGATCATACCGGAAGCCGATCTTAAACCGTATAATCCGGGCGCGCCGTCTGGTCCGCTGCGCATCAGCGGTGTCTCCGCGGTCTGCAATCTGCCGCAGGCCATTGCCGAGCGCCAGCGGGCAGCGGCTCTGGCGATGCTGGCGGAGAAGTGCGGAGACGACCTGCATCCGGCCAGGATCGAGGCCATGAATGTACCCGGTCCGGGCCAGGGAACTTTTCTGTTCCTGCGTGCCGAGCGGGGAGGGGTTCAGGCGGGATTCACGGCACTGGGGGCCCGGGGCAAGCCGGCCGAAACCGTGGGCAGCGAGGCAGCGACCAAACTGCTCCGGCATCTGTCGAGCGGGGCGGTACTCGACCCGCATCTGACGGACCAGGTGGTGCCGTACCTGGCGCTCGCGCGCGGCGAATCCTCCTTCAGCACCTCCTGCATCACCAGACACCTGCTGACCAACCTGTGGGTGGCCAGCCAGTTCCTGCCGCTGCATTATCGGGTATACGGGGAGGAGGGGCAGGCGGGCCGGGTTCGGATCGCACCGTCGAATCGTGCGTAG